In Malaclemys terrapin pileata isolate rMalTer1 chromosome 10, rMalTer1.hap1, whole genome shotgun sequence, the following are encoded in one genomic region:
- the LOC128844479 gene encoding peptidyl-prolyl cis-trans isomerase FKBP8-like isoform X1 — protein MSQVGKEEAEESQRASQRAAASHAAQELAGSPCLGRVVKFLLPHTTVEAPLPQEEEQQFYQGLERLLGPKLGRFGELFAAAGWADVTEDRFLRKLLVREGQGEASRPQPGQEVTVKLLGVLEDGSLVEKDPKLTFILDQGDVIQALELGVQSMQLGEVSFLLTSFLYAYGHLGRDPDIPSDASLLYEVTLLQIQDSPDLGLLPPSARIGLSKRKRERGNFHFEREEYQRAMRSYQLALSILDSPGAVPPSPEEEEELQEHQVKCLNNCAATQLKLQLFEEALASCTAVLHIDPDNVKALYRKGKLLSERGEDQEAMNTLKRALQLEPTTKAIHAELSKLAKRQKGQPERPAPTGVDGLVQPAARQSAWVTPWKLLFGAVAVALGSTVTSIFLTTRS, from the exons ATGTCgcaggtggggaaggaggaagcagaGGAGAGCCAGCGTGCCAGCCAGCGAGCAGCAGCGAGCCACGCAGCCCAGGAGCTGGCGGGGAGCCCTTGTCTGGGGAGGGTGGTCAAGTTCCTTTTGCCCCATACTACAGTTgaggcccccctgccccaggaggaGGAGCAACAATTCTACCAGGGGCTGGAGCGCCTGCTGGGGCCAAAGCTAGGCCGCTTCGGGGAGCTGTTCGCGGCCGCTGGCTGGGCAGATGTCACAG AGGACAGATTCCTGAGGAAGTTGTTGGTGAGAGAAGGCCAAGGAGAGGCCAGCAgaccccagccaggccaggaggtgaCTGTGAAGCTGCTGGGAGTCCTGGAGGATGGAAGCCTGGTGGAGAAGGACCCGAAGCTGACTTTCATCCTGGACCAGGGGGACGTCATACAG GCTCTGGAGCTCGGTGTCCAGTCCATGCAGCTAGGAGAGGTGTCCTTCCTGCTCACCAGCTTCCTGTATGCTTACGGTCACCTGGGCAG gGACCCTGATATCCCATCGGATGCCTCATTACTGTATGAGGTGACCCTGCTGCAGATCCAGGACAGCCCCGATCTGGGGCTCCTGCCACCCTCTGCACGAATCGGCCTCAGCAAGCGGAAGAGGGAGCGAGGGAACTTCCACTTTGAGCGGGAGGAGTACCAGCGGGCCATGCGATCCTACCAGCTGGCCCTGAGCATCCTGGACTCACCTGGTGCAG TCCCTCCAAGCcccgaggaggaagaggagctgcaAGAGCATCAAGTGAAATGTCTTAATAACTGTGCGGCCACCCAGCTGAAGCTGCAGCTGTTTGAGGAGGCGTTGGCATCATGCACTGCAGTGCTGCACATCGACCCCGACAACGTGAAGGCTCTCTACAGGAAAGGCAAG CTGCTGTCAGAACGAGGAGAGGACCAGGAAGCCATGAATACCCTAAAGAGAGCCCTCCAGCTAGAGCCCACCACAAAG GCAATCCACGCTGAGCTCTCAAAGCTAGCGAAGCGTCAGAAAGGGCAGCCGGAACGCCCTGCCCCCACAGGCGTGGACGGCCTGGTGCAACCAGCAGCACGCCAGAGCGCATGG GTCACcccctggaagctgctttttgGTGCTGTGGCCGtggctctgggcagcacagtgACCTCCATCTTCCTGACAACACGGAGCTGA
- the SERF2 gene encoding small EDRK-rich factor 2 yields the protein MTRGNQRELARQKHMKKQTDSGKGKRRDDGLSAAARKQRDSEIMQQKQKQASEKKEQPK from the exons ATGACCC GCGGTAACCAGCGTGAACTGGCCCGTCAGAAGCACATGAAGAAGCAGACTGACTCGGGCAAGGGGAAGCGGCGCGATGACGGCCTGTCGGCGGCTGCCCGGAAGCAGAG AGACTCTGAGATAATGCAGCAGAAGCAGAAACAGGCCAGTGAGAAGAAGGAGCAACCGAAATAA
- the LOC128844479 gene encoding peptidyl-prolyl cis-trans isomerase FKBP8-like isoform X2, with product MSQVGKEEAEESQRASQRAAASHAAQELAGSPCLGRVVKFLLPHTTVEAPLPQEEEQQFYQGLERLLGPKLGRFGELFAAAGWADVTEDRFLRKLLVREGQGEASRPQPGQEVTVKLLGVLEDGSLVEKDPKLTFILDQGDVIQALELGVQSMQLGEVSFLLTSFLYAYGHLGRDPDIPSDASLLYEVTLLQIQDSPDLGLLPPSARIGLSKRKRERGNFHFEREEYQRAMRSYQLALSILDSPGAVPPSPEEEEELQEHQVKCLNNCAATQLKLQLFEEALASCTAVLHIDPDNVKALYRKGKLLSERGEDQEAMNTLKRALQLEPTTKAIHAELSKLAKRQKGQPERPAPTGVDGLVQPAARQSAWMDPNGPQPLKDTS from the exons ATGTCgcaggtggggaaggaggaagcagaGGAGAGCCAGCGTGCCAGCCAGCGAGCAGCAGCGAGCCACGCAGCCCAGGAGCTGGCGGGGAGCCCTTGTCTGGGGAGGGTGGTCAAGTTCCTTTTGCCCCATACTACAGTTgaggcccccctgccccaggaggaGGAGCAACAATTCTACCAGGGGCTGGAGCGCCTGCTGGGGCCAAAGCTAGGCCGCTTCGGGGAGCTGTTCGCGGCCGCTGGCTGGGCAGATGTCACAG AGGACAGATTCCTGAGGAAGTTGTTGGTGAGAGAAGGCCAAGGAGAGGCCAGCAgaccccagccaggccaggaggtgaCTGTGAAGCTGCTGGGAGTCCTGGAGGATGGAAGCCTGGTGGAGAAGGACCCGAAGCTGACTTTCATCCTGGACCAGGGGGACGTCATACAG GCTCTGGAGCTCGGTGTCCAGTCCATGCAGCTAGGAGAGGTGTCCTTCCTGCTCACCAGCTTCCTGTATGCTTACGGTCACCTGGGCAG gGACCCTGATATCCCATCGGATGCCTCATTACTGTATGAGGTGACCCTGCTGCAGATCCAGGACAGCCCCGATCTGGGGCTCCTGCCACCCTCTGCACGAATCGGCCTCAGCAAGCGGAAGAGGGAGCGAGGGAACTTCCACTTTGAGCGGGAGGAGTACCAGCGGGCCATGCGATCCTACCAGCTGGCCCTGAGCATCCTGGACTCACCTGGTGCAG TCCCTCCAAGCcccgaggaggaagaggagctgcaAGAGCATCAAGTGAAATGTCTTAATAACTGTGCGGCCACCCAGCTGAAGCTGCAGCTGTTTGAGGAGGCGTTGGCATCATGCACTGCAGTGCTGCACATCGACCCCGACAACGTGAAGGCTCTCTACAGGAAAGGCAAG CTGCTGTCAGAACGAGGAGAGGACCAGGAAGCCATGAATACCCTAAAGAGAGCCCTCCAGCTAGAGCCCACCACAAAG GCAATCCACGCTGAGCTCTCAAAGCTAGCGAAGCGTCAGAAAGGGCAGCCGGAACGCCCTGCCCCCACAGGCGTGGACGGCCTGGTGCAACCAGCAGCACGCCAGAGCGCATGG ATGGACCCCAATGGCCCACAGCCATTGAAGGACACTAGCTGA
- the LOC128844479 gene encoding peptidyl-prolyl cis-trans isomerase FKBP8-like isoform X3 has product MSQVGKEEAEESQRASQRAAASHAAQELAGSPCLGRVVKFLLPHTTVEAPLPQEEEQQFYQGLERLLGPKLGRFGELFAAAGWADVTEDRFLRKLLVREGQGEASRPQPGQEVTVKLLGVLEDGSLVEKDPKLTFILDQGDVIQALELGVQSMQLGEVSFLLTSFLYAYGHLGRDPDIPSDASLLYEVTLLQIQDSPDLGLLPPSARIGLSKRKRERGNFHFEREEYQRAMRSYQLALSILDSPGAVPPSPEEEEELQEHQVKCLNNCAATQLKLQLFEEALASCTAVLHIDPDNVKALYRKAAVRTRRGPGSHEYPKESPPARAHHKGNPR; this is encoded by the exons ATGTCgcaggtggggaaggaggaagcagaGGAGAGCCAGCGTGCCAGCCAGCGAGCAGCAGCGAGCCACGCAGCCCAGGAGCTGGCGGGGAGCCCTTGTCTGGGGAGGGTGGTCAAGTTCCTTTTGCCCCATACTACAGTTgaggcccccctgccccaggaggaGGAGCAACAATTCTACCAGGGGCTGGAGCGCCTGCTGGGGCCAAAGCTAGGCCGCTTCGGGGAGCTGTTCGCGGCCGCTGGCTGGGCAGATGTCACAG AGGACAGATTCCTGAGGAAGTTGTTGGTGAGAGAAGGCCAAGGAGAGGCCAGCAgaccccagccaggccaggaggtgaCTGTGAAGCTGCTGGGAGTCCTGGAGGATGGAAGCCTGGTGGAGAAGGACCCGAAGCTGACTTTCATCCTGGACCAGGGGGACGTCATACAG GCTCTGGAGCTCGGTGTCCAGTCCATGCAGCTAGGAGAGGTGTCCTTCCTGCTCACCAGCTTCCTGTATGCTTACGGTCACCTGGGCAG gGACCCTGATATCCCATCGGATGCCTCATTACTGTATGAGGTGACCCTGCTGCAGATCCAGGACAGCCCCGATCTGGGGCTCCTGCCACCCTCTGCACGAATCGGCCTCAGCAAGCGGAAGAGGGAGCGAGGGAACTTCCACTTTGAGCGGGAGGAGTACCAGCGGGCCATGCGATCCTACCAGCTGGCCCTGAGCATCCTGGACTCACCTGGTGCAG TCCCTCCAAGCcccgaggaggaagaggagctgcaAGAGCATCAAGTGAAATGTCTTAATAACTGTGCGGCCACCCAGCTGAAGCTGCAGCTGTTTGAGGAGGCGTTGGCATCATGCACTGCAGTGCTGCACATCGACCCCGACAACGTGAAGGCTCTCTACAGGAAAG CTGCTGTCAGAACGAGGAGAGGACCAGGAAGCCATGAATACCCTAAAGAGAGCCCTCCAGCTAGAGCCCACCACAAAG GCAATCCACGCTGA